One genomic window of Sporolituus thermophilus DSM 23256 includes the following:
- the lgt gene encoding prolipoprotein diacylglyceryl transferase, with protein sequence MHQYLFFIGDFPIRAYGLILSLSILLATATAYFLAKQDGRWHHHIPDMGIYCGLAGLVGARLWDVFFFDWDYYKYHLGEIPFVWQGGMAIQGGVILGAIVGYIYTKRHNIDTWAFADIVAAPAVIMGQAIGRMANLLNGDAFGRPTGGNFGIVYPPTTLAYQVYGDQPLWPAEVWEGQIDVIIFVLLLLFRTTNHAKGQVFILYAVLYSTARFFLEFLRGDYGTLLFGLKSAQLTSLAVITIGIALFIWCGLYGERINEPKKNGKQK encoded by the coding sequence TCTTTTTCATCGGCGATTTCCCAATCCGCGCCTACGGTCTTATCCTCAGTCTCAGTATTCTGCTCGCCACCGCAACGGCTTATTTTTTGGCCAAACAGGACGGCCGCTGGCACCATCACATCCCGGACATGGGTATTTACTGCGGCCTAGCCGGTCTTGTGGGGGCCCGGTTGTGGGATGTTTTCTTCTTTGATTGGGACTATTATAAATACCACCTTGGGGAAATCCCCTTTGTTTGGCAGGGCGGGATGGCCATTCAAGGCGGTGTTATCCTGGGCGCCATTGTGGGGTATATTTACACCAAAAGACATAATATCGACACCTGGGCATTTGCCGACATTGTGGCCGCGCCGGCTGTTATCATGGGGCAGGCCATTGGCCGGATGGCTAACCTGCTCAACGGCGATGCCTTTGGCCGCCCTACCGGCGGCAACTTTGGCATTGTCTACCCCCCGACGACCTTGGCTTATCAGGTTTATGGCGACCAGCCGTTATGGCCGGCCGAAGTGTGGGAGGGCCAAATTGACGTCATTATTTTTGTCCTCCTGCTCCTTTTCCGTACCACCAATCATGCCAAAGGCCAGGTGTTTATTCTCTATGCCGTTCTCTACTCCACTGCCCGCTTTTTCCTTGAGTTTCTCCGCGGTGACTACGGCACGCTGCTCTTTGGCCTGAAATCGGCCCAGTTGACCAGCCTGGCCGTTATCACCATCGGCATCGCCTTATTTATCTGGTGCGGTCTATACGGCGAACGCATCAATGAACCCAAAAAGAACGGAAAACAAAAATGA
- a CDS encoding HutP family protein, which yields MDNGLTSIDVGRAALRMALSETRQDEQEVRLALSRRGIQAVAVDFGGEFISSVKKIIERAVVAAQRQGVVAANHVGEGAVAGAARAALEQISGKAIGLNVGGKIGIARHGEHLCVAIYAGVGVLNLNEVAVGLAHRSLPLE from the coding sequence ATGGATAATGGTCTTACCAGCATTGACGTTGGCCGCGCCGCCCTGCGCATGGCCCTCAGCGAGACGCGGCAGGACGAGCAGGAGGTGAGACTGGCTCTGTCACGCCGCGGCATTCAAGCCGTCGCGGTTGATTTTGGCGGCGAATTTATTTCGTCGGTGAAAAAAATTATTGAGCGGGCGGTGGTGGCCGCTCAACGCCAGGGCGTTGTTGCTGCTAACCATGTCGGCGAAGGAGCCGTCGCGGGGGCGGCCCGGGCGGCGCTTGAGCAAATTAGCGGCAAAGCCATCGGGCTTAATGTAGGCGGGAAAATCGGCATTGCCCGTCATGGTGAACATCTTTGCGTGGCCATTTACGCAGGGGTCGGTGTACTTAATCTGAATGAAGTCGCCGTCGGTCTCGCGCACCGGTCACTGCCGCTGGAATAA